One Archangium violaceum genomic window, GCTGATGCCCGCCCAGCGGGTGAAGAGACGCTGGAAGTGGAAGGGGCTCAGGCCCACGTGCGCGGCGACGTCATCCAGGGAGGGCTGCTCGCGCGCATGGGCGTCGAGGTAGAGGATGGCCTGCTCGATTCGGGCGTAGTCGCTGGTCGCCATGCCACGGCTCCTGGGAAGGGTGCTCCTGTACCCGATATGGCCGCCGAATCGCGCGGGAACAACCCGGTTCTTGCGGTTCGCCCAGCAGGCCTACAGTTCGAAGTTGAAGCCGGCCTTCTCCAGCTGCTTGTACTTCTTGTGGTCGAAGCGGTAGAGGCGCGCGGCTCGGTGGGAGACGTCCTGCTCCACCTCATCGAGCTCCTCGAGCAGGTCCATGGAGAGGATCTTCTTGCGAAAGTTCCGCTTGTCGAGCTCACGCTCGAGGATCTTCTCGTACATGCGCTGGAGCTGCGTGAGGGTGAACTTGGGCGGCAGCAGCTCGAAGCCGATGGGCTGGTAGCGCACCTTGCCCTTCAGCCGCTGGAGCGCCGTGGCGATGATGTCCCCATGATCGAAGGCCAGCTTGGGCGTATCCCAGACGGAGAACCAGGCGGCCTCCTTCGCGTCGGTGGCGGCGTGGACGCGATGGTCCGTCAGCTTCACCAGGGCGAAGTAGGCCACGCTCACCACCCGGCCCCGTGGATCCCGGTCCGGAGCGCCGAACGTGTAGAGCTGCTCCAGCAGGTTGGGACGGATGCCCGCCTCCTCCTGGAGCTCGCGGCGCGCGGCGTCCTCGAGCGACTCCTCCATGCGCACGAAGCCACCCGGCAGGGCCCACTTTCCCTGGAAGGGCTCCACCCCTCGCCGGATGAGCAGCACCTTCAGGTCCTCCTCGTCCAGGCCGAACACCACGCAATCCACCGTCAACGCCGGACGCGGGTACTCGTAGGTGTAGCTCACGGGTGACTCCTTTCGTTTCATGGCCCCGAGCGCATAGTGTTGGGCCCACACGAAGTCAAGCCGCGCGTCGGGGGTCTACCGGCCATTCAGGGTGTCGAGGAAGAGCTCCTCGAAGAGGGCCGTATGGGTCTCGGTGCCCACCCGGACGCGCCTGCCCGTCGAGGACACCTTCGTCCGGCCCAGCGAGGCGCCCTCCTGGACCACCTCCAGCGACCGCGTCTCGAAGGAGACCACGCCCGGCCGCGTGGCCGCGACCACCGTGAGCGGATCCCACCAGTAGAGCAACCCGGACTCGATGCCCCCCTGTACCTCCGCGTTGGAGAGGATGGCCGAGACGAGCCCCACCTCGGCCGTGGCGGGCTCGGTTCCCACCCGGCTGGACTCCAACCGGCTGGCGAACGTCTTCGTGACGGGCACGGCCCGGGTCGCGTCCAGCGGCACCAGGAACACCTTCTCGGGCGCGAGCGACGCAATGAGGCCCCGCACGGCGGCCGCGTCCCCCAGCATGTTGAGCTCCTGCGAGTTGTCGTACCGCGACTCGGCGCCACAGCAGATGTTGCCCGGCACGGACACGGTGCCCCCCATGACGTACACGGCCTCGACGTGGCTCTCGAGCTCCGGCTCGAGCTTCAGCGCCTCGGCCACGTTCGTCACCGGCCCGAGCGTCACCACCCGGACGATGTCCTCCCGTCCAAGGATGTCCGCCAGCAATTGGGGGGCGCTCCGCTGGGCGGGCTCGGCGTTCTGGGTGCAGCCCTCGAAGGTCCTCGAGAGGATGCGCTCGACGCCGTCCCGCATCGGGGCGGGGAACAGGTTCGTCGCCGTGCGCGAGCCATCGGCCACCGGCACGTCCGTCAGGCCACACGCCGCGAGCGTGCAGCGCACGTACTGGAGCGCCTTCCCCGGATAGCCCGCCCCCGTGTTCGTGACGGTGACGGCCGCGAGCTCGATGCGCCCGAGCTTGTGCTCCTGGCAGAGGTAGGCCAGCGCCGAGATGTCATCGATGTCCGCGTCGATATCGGCCACCACCACGGGCTTGCGCGGTTCAGGGGAAACACAGGCGCCGAGCGCCAGGAGGGCCACGACGGCCACGCTCCGACGGAAGAGGATTCGGGTCATGGCTGCTTTATGGCATCCCCGGTCATCGGGGTGGAACACGGGGGAGGAGAACGGGAAGGAAGACCCTCACCCCGGCCCTCTCCCAGGGGGAGAGGGAGTGTGGGCCCTTCATCCCCCTACTGCGAAAGGTCGCCCAACACTTCGGAGAGCGTGGGAGCCTTCAGGGCTCGCTCGAACCAACGCTCGAGGAGGGTCACATCCGTACAGGTCAGGATACGCTGCCGGGTCTGTTCGCTGACGGACCAACCCCTCGCGGCGAGAATCAGAAGCACACTCTCCGCCCGCCCCTGTGCCCGTCCCTGTGCCCGGCCCTGCTCCAGTCCCTGTTGGCGCCCTTGCTCGATGAGTTCCTCGCCATAGGTCCGCATCAGTTCCTCCGCTCGGTGTGTCTCCATGACGGAACGTAGCACTCCGCCTATCGCGGCGCGGACGGTCCTGTCCCCGACCTGGAGGAGATAACGGACAACCAGACCCAGCTCCTCGTCTCCATGGGGGGCGGCGTGAACCTCCGCGAAGAGTGCCATCCAGTCCGGCAGCCTCCGAGTGAGTTCCTCGGTGCGCCCGTAGCGCAGCACGAGCAGGGCCAGCCGGGTCAGGGCCGGACCCGGGCGTGCCATCAGCGTCTCGGCCCGCTCGGCCGTCAGGTCATCGAGCAGGTACTCGAAGCGTGGCACGAGCGCGCGCCAGGGCTCCCGCGCCTCCGACTCGTCCGGCAGGTCGAAGAGTTCTTCCACCCGCCGGGGAGCGGACCAGGCGCCATCCGGCCCGTGGTACATGACCAGGGGCACCACCACCGGCAGCTTCTCGCTGTCCGGGTTCGTCTGGCGCCAGTGCTCGAGCTGGCGCACCACGTAGCGCAGCATGCGCAGCGCCATCCAGCCATCCACCCGGGACTGGTGCTCCAACAATACGTAGAACAGCAGCGGTCGCCCCCCGCGCAGGCGCGCCGAGAAGAGCAGATCGCTCTGGGTCTCCCGCAGCTCCGGATCCACCACGGAGCCGGACTCCCGCTGCAGCGTGGACCAGTCCACCTGGGAGATGACCCGAGGGGGCAAAGCGGCGCGCAGCTCGGCCACGGCCCGCTCGGGCTGACCCAGGGTGTAGCGGACGAAGAGGTCATGAGGTCCGGACATGGCGAGCAGCGCCGGAGAAAGCATGCGGTGGGCCAGCGGTGCCGCACAGGGAACCGCCTCTCCGGGTGCGTCCGTTTCGGCGACAGCCCTCTCACACGAGAGACACCAGCACCCGCGTCTCTCTCCGAACGGACCTGCCGCCAGCCAGGACATGGAGCCGTTGGTGGCGCCGCGGCCGCCTCACCCCGGCCCTTTCCCAGGGGAAGCGGAAGTGTGGGCCCGGCGGAAGGACTCGGGGCTCATGCCCCACCAGCGCTTGAAGGCCCGGTGGAAGGTGGCGGGCTCACCGTAGCCCAGCAGGAAGGAGACCTCCGCGATGGACATCCGGCGCCGCAGGTAGTCCTCCGACAGCTCGCGGCGTACCGCATCCAGGATGCCCGCGTAGCTCTGTCCCTCCTCGGCCAGCTTCCGCTGCAACGTGCGCTGGGACATGTGCAGAGCCCTCGCCACGGCCTCGAAGGAGAAGTCCCCTCCCGCCAGCGTGCGCCGCACCTGCTCCCGGACACGCTCGGAGGGGCTCGCCGTCGTCGGCAGCCGCGCCAACGCGCGCTGGGCCTGCTTCTCGAACATGGTGCTCAGCAGCGCGTCCGCGTGGACGAAGGGCCGCTCGGCGTCCTCGTAGGAGAACTCGATGTCGCTGTGGGGTGCACCGAAGACGAGCGGACAGCCAAAGAGGGCCTCGTGCTCCCGGATGTCCGCGGGCGCCGGGTGGACGAAGCGCACCTGGAGCGGCCGTACGTCCGCCCCGGTGAAGAAGCGCGTCCCCGTGGCGAGCTGCACCATCGCGATCTCGACCACGTGCCGGTGGGCCGGACGCCAGGGCCCCACCGGGGTGAAGCGCATGCGCACCCCGCGCTCCGTCTCCTCCACCTTGAAGCGCTCCCCATCGCCCCACACGCGCTGGTAGCGGCACCCGCGCACCAGGGACTCCTTCAGCGTCGCGCTCGTGAGGATGACGAGCGAGGCGGCATCATCCGGGTCCACGTAGCTCATCCGCGCCATGTGCAGGCCCAGGTTGTCGTCCCCCATCACCTCCACCGCCCGCTCCATGACGGTGTCCAGCACGCTGTACGGGATGCGCGCCTCGGGGTCATCGAGGTCGGCCCGGTGCAGGCCCACCTCGTGGCAGAGCGCCTCCACGGGCACGCCGTGCTCGGCCGCGATGTTCAGCGCCTGGAGGACCAGCCGGGAGGAGAGAGCGGCGGGAGGAGAGGACATCGACAGGAGGACGCTAGCGACCGGCTGACGTCCACCGCAAGCCGTTCTGGCCCCCCTGGGCGGGCAGCCTTCAGCCCTCGATATTTTGATGCCGCCTTTGATTTCCGAGGCACCTCCTCGAGGCCCCCTCCTCCGCGCGCCGGGGCACATCATGGAGAAGCCCCGCGCTCGGGCGGGTACGCGCCCTGCATTCCCGCCGGACATGACATCGAGAATCCCCTCCCTGCTTGCATTGCTGATGCTGTCCGCCTGTGCCGAGGACCCCGTCGACGAGGTCTGCCGCGAACAACCCTGTCCGGCCGTATACACCCCACCCGTATCGCTCACCGTGTGGTCACCCGCTGGACAGCCACTCCCCGACATCACCGTGACGGGAGTGGAGAACCCCTCGTGCAGCCGCCTCGGGCCGGAGTCAATCTCCTGCTTCATCGGCACGGGGCCTGGTCAGTATGTCCTCGACATCCAGGCGCAAGGCTTCCAGCCGGTCCACCTCGAAGTGAATGTGTTCAAGCGAGAGCGGACGGCGTGTGACTGCTGCTCACCCGGCTATACGCCACAGTCCCTGGGGATCCGGCTCGCGCCCGAGACCTGAGAGGACACGGGCTCCGGCCAGGAGCGTCCGGCGATGACCTGGGCGTAGCTGTCCACCAGCGCGCCGTTGACGGCCTGGGTGTCGCGCCGCAACGCGTACGCACGCGCACGCTGACCGAGCGGTCGGCGTGCCTCCGGCCGCAAGAGCGCCTCCACCTGGTGGGTGAGGTCCTCCACGTCCCGGGGCCGGGCCACGGCGCCGCAGTGGCCCTCCCGCACCAACTCGGGCGGCCCACCCGCGTCCACCACCACCGCTGGCACGCCGGAGGCGAGCGACTCCAGCACCACGTTGCCGAACGTCTCGGTGGTGGAGGGGAAGACGAACAGGTCCGCCGAGGCGTACCACCGCGCCAGCGCCTCTCCCGTCTGGTGCCCCATGAACCACGCGTCCGGCAGCAGCGTCTGGAGCTCGGCGCGCATGGGCCCGTCTCCCACCAGCACCAGCCGGAAGGCATGCCCGCGCGCGCGCAGCCGGCGGCTCAGCTCCACCAGGACCTCCAGGTCCTTCTCCCGCACCAGCCTGCTGACCAGCAGCAGCAGCGGCACCGTGTCGCTGGCGCCCACCGAGCGGCGCAGCTCCTCGTCCCGGTTCGCGGGCGAGAAGCGCACCGGGTCCACGCCGCGGCTCCACAGCTCGCAGTGGCGCAGCCCCTGGGCCTCCAGTTCCCCCATCATGCGGCGGGTGGGGACATACACGCGGGCGCACTGGCCGTAGAACCAGCGCATGAAGGCCCAGGCGGCGTCCTCGAGCGCCCCGAAGCCGTAGTAACGCAGGTAGGCCACGAAGTGCGTGTGGAAGCTGCTCACCACCGGGATGCCCCGGGAGCGGGCGTAGCGCAGCGCCCAGAGGGACATGGGCGTGGGTGTGGCCACGTGGATGAGCTGCGGGCGGAACGCGTCCAGCTCCCGGGCCACGCCACCGCCCAGGGGCAGGCCCATCCGGTAATCACGGTACAGCGGAAAGGTGAGGGAGCCGACGCGCCGCGCACGCCACGCCCACCGCAGGTCCTCCGGCGGGCTGAACGCGGAGAACACCCGGAAGTCGACCTGGCGGGCCTCCAGCGTCTCGAACAACCGTGCCAGCGTCAGCGTCACACCATCCACCAGCGGCAGCAGCGCCTCGCTGAAGTAGGCAATGCGCATCGGCCCCGAGGCGGACCCCCATCGCTCCCGTACCACGGCTTCGTCGTGCCGTGGCTGCTCCGTGACCGACCTGACACGTAACACGGTGAACACCTCCCCTGGTGAGGGGTGTCAGCATCCACCGCCGCCACGAGGGTCTTCGAGACGACCCTGTGATTTCGAGGTCACGGCCAGGCCGCCCTCATCGCGGCTCGACACCCCAGACGAGCTGACCGTTCCGGTAGAGCGTCACGCCATCCCAATCGGCGAAGGAGGTCTTGGAGGGGTCGAAGGAGTAGTCATTGGATTCGTCGAAGTTCGACCAATCGGCCTTGTGGCTGCGGGTCTCGATTCCCCCTGAATCGCCGCCCGCCGGAATGCCGCCAGCAGCGGAGCTGAAGGTGATTTCCAGGTAATGGTCCGCCCCCGTCTTCCCCGTGCTCATCTTCACATGCTTGCCGATGACGTTCGAGCTACCGATGCGGGCATAGTCACAGTAGAAGGCAAGTGGCTTCTCCCCATCCACCGTGAACCAATAGCGGATGGCCAGTTCGCTCAGCCGCACGGACTCGCCACCGTTGTTCTTGATCTTGAAGTGTGGCCTCAGGCCGTTATCACCCACCTGGGTGTCCGCCGCGCGGTATTGCAGCACGAGCTCGCCCGAGGGAGGCGTCGATACGATGGCCCAGTAGGCCGGCTTGGACTGCAGACGCTCATCGAACAAGAGGGGCCAATCATTGCGGGCCACCGGGAACGTTCGCAGCCAGGTGTTCGCGTCATCCTTGCCCCACAACGTGACACTGGTGATCAGGTTCTTGTGTCTTCTGAAGACCTCGAACAGCTGCTTGTAGAGGGAGGCCTGCTTCTGCTTCAACTCCTCCGGGAACGTGTCGTACCGCTGCGAGGCGTCGGAGTACACGCTCACATCCAGTTCGGTGATGTGCGTTTCGACACCCAGGTCGGCGAATCTGGCGATGGAGCTTTCGATCTCCTGAATCGTTGGATAGTAGAGGCTGATGTGCGTCTGGTGTCCAACACCATCAATCGGAATCCCCTTGGCCTTCAACCGCTTGACCAGGTTGTACATGGCCTGGCTCTTGCCTGATTCGTGTGTGTTGTAGTCGTTGATGAACAACACCGCATCCGGGTCCGCTTCGCGGGCGAACAGGAATGCCTTCTCGATGAACTCCTCCCCGGCTATCTGGTACCACGGGCTGCGACGCAATCCGTCAGGCTGCGAGGCATCGAGGACCTCGTTGACCACATCCCAAGCGTATATCTGGCCCTTGTACCGGCCCATGACCGCGTTGATGTGGTTCTTCATCCGTTGGAACAAGAGCTCCTTGCTCGCCAGGTTTCCGTTCGCATCACGGAACACCCAGTCCGGCGTTTGTGAGTGCCAGACCAGAGTATGGCCTCGAATCCGCTGCCCGTTTTCGACCGCGAACTGAACGGCGGCATCCGAACCGCTGAAGTCGAAGACCCCCTCCCGAGGCTCCGTGCTGTCCCACTTCAAGACGTTGCCCGGTGTCGTGCTGTTGAAGTGCTTGGCGAGCAACTTCCGGTCCGCTTCCGCCATGAGCTCACTGTTGGAGAACGCGGTCCCGATCAGGAAATCATCGGCGAAGACGTCCTTGAGCGAAGGAATACCTTCCTCGATGATGATGGGCCCGAGATCAGGCAGCCTCTCCACGCGGAAGTCGTCGATATAGAAGACCAGCGAGGAGTTATCCGGCGCCTCGAAGTATACGGACAGGTTGTCCGCCGCCTCGAGAAGCTTGTACTGGGCCTGGAACCTCACCCAATCGTTGGAGGTGACCGTGTCGAAGTACATCCTCTCGTAGTGAGTGGTGCTCGGCATCCTGCGTTGCATCGTCATGGAGACGGTGGTGCTCGGGGCTGCCGGCGGTAGCTTGAGCCACCCCGTGAACACGTAGGTCTGACCCGGCTCCATGTGCGCCGTTACATCCAGCGTCGGCCCGTGCCAGGACTGCTCGCGACCACCTACCTTCAAGCCGTACACGCCGCCACGGGCCGCTTCCGCTACCACCTCCAACGTCTCCACACCACCGCGCCCCGTCCAACCTTGCGCCGTTCCATCCTCAAAATCAGTCTGGAGGAGCAGGCTGTTTTCCGAATACGCGGGAGCCGACGAGAAGAGCAGCAGAATCAAGAATGACGCCAGGAACGTCTGAAGCACTTTCAGGGCAGGCCTTTCCTTCATTGAACTCGTTCTCCTTCCTCGTGCTTGGATTCCGCTCCGACACCGCCTCTCCG contains:
- a CDS encoding NUDIX hydrolase; this translates as MSYTYEYPRPALTVDCVVFGLDEEDLKVLLIRRGVEPFQGKWALPGGFVRMEESLEDAARRELQEEAGIRPNLLEQLYTFGAPDRDPRGRVVSVAYFALVKLTDHRVHAATDAKEAAWFSVWDTPKLAFDHGDIIATALQRLKGKVRYQPIGFELLPPKFTLTQLQRMYEKILERELDKRNFRKKILSMDLLEELDEVEQDVSHRAARLYRFDHKKYKQLEKAGFNFEL
- a CDS encoding nucleoside hydrolase — protein: MTRILFRRSVAVVALLALGACVSPEPRKPVVVADIDADIDDISALAYLCQEHKLGRIELAAVTVTNTGAGYPGKALQYVRCTLAACGLTDVPVADGSRTATNLFPAPMRDGVERILSRTFEGCTQNAEPAQRSAPQLLADILGREDIVRVVTLGPVTNVAEALKLEPELESHVEAVYVMGGTVSVPGNICCGAESRYDNSQELNMLGDAAAVRGLIASLAPEKVFLVPLDATRAVPVTKTFASRLESSRVGTEPATAEVGLVSAILSNAEVQGGIESGLLYWWDPLTVVAATRPGVVSFETRSLEVVQEGASLGRTKVSSTGRRVRVGTETHTALFEELFLDTLNGR
- a CDS encoding Rpn family recombination-promoting nuclease/putative transposase, which codes for MSGPHDLFVRYTLGQPERAVAELRAALPPRVISQVDWSTLQRESGSVVDPELRETQSDLLFSARLRGGRPLLFYVLLEHQSRVDGWMALRMLRYVVRQLEHWRQTNPDSEKLPVVVPLVMYHGPDGAWSAPRRVEELFDLPDESEAREPWRALVPRFEYLLDDLTAERAETLMARPGPALTRLALLVLRYGRTEELTRRLPDWMALFAEVHAAPHGDEELGLVVRYLLQVGDRTVRAAIGGVLRSVMETHRAEELMRTYGEELIEQGRQQGLEQGRAQGRAQGRAESVLLILAARGWSVSEQTRQRILTCTDVTLLERWFERALKAPTLSEVLGDLSQ
- a CDS encoding AraC family transcriptional regulator, which translates into the protein MSSPPAALSSRLVLQALNIAAEHGVPVEALCHEVGLHRADLDDPEARIPYSVLDTVMERAVEVMGDDNLGLHMARMSYVDPDDAASLVILTSATLKESLVRGCRYQRVWGDGERFKVEETERGVRMRFTPVGPWRPAHRHVVEIAMVQLATGTRFFTGADVRPLQVRFVHPAPADIREHEALFGCPLVFGAPHSDIEFSYEDAERPFVHADALLSTMFEKQAQRALARLPTTASPSERVREQVRRTLAGGDFSFEAVARALHMSQRTLQRKLAEEGQSYAGILDAVRRELSEDYLRRRMSIAEVSFLLGYGEPATFHRAFKRWWGMSPESFRRAHTSASPGKGPG
- a CDS encoding glycosyltransferase family 4 protein — encoded protein: MRIAYFSEALLPLVDGVTLTLARLFETLEARQVDFRVFSAFSPPEDLRWAWRARRVGSLTFPLYRDYRMGLPLGGGVARELDAFRPQLIHVATPTPMSLWALRYARSRGIPVVSSFHTHFVAYLRYYGFGALEDAAWAFMRWFYGQCARVYVPTRRMMGELEAQGLRHCELWSRGVDPVRFSPANRDEELRRSVGASDTVPLLLLVSRLVREKDLEVLVELSRRLRARGHAFRLVLVGDGPMRAELQTLLPDAWFMGHQTGEALARWYASADLFVFPSTTETFGNVVLESLASGVPAVVVDAGGPPELVREGHCGAVARPRDVEDLTHQVEALLRPEARRPLGQRARAYALRRDTQAVNGALVDSYAQVIAGRSWPEPVSSQVSGASRIPRDCGV
- a CDS encoding endo-1,4-beta-xylanase; this translates as MKERPALKVLQTFLASFLILLLFSSAPAYSENSLLLQTDFEDGTAQGWTGRGGVETLEVVAEAARGGVYGLKVGGREQSWHGPTLDVTAHMEPGQTYVFTGWLKLPPAAPSTTVSMTMQRRMPSTTHYERMYFDTVTSNDWVRFQAQYKLLEAADNLSVYFEAPDNSSLVFYIDDFRVERLPDLGPIIIEEGIPSLKDVFADDFLIGTAFSNSELMAEADRKLLAKHFNSTTPGNVLKWDSTEPREGVFDFSGSDAAVQFAVENGQRIRGHTLVWHSQTPDWVFRDANGNLASKELLFQRMKNHINAVMGRYKGQIYAWDVVNEVLDASQPDGLRRSPWYQIAGEEFIEKAFLFAREADPDAVLFINDYNTHESGKSQAMYNLVKRLKAKGIPIDGVGHQTHISLYYPTIQEIESSIARFADLGVETHITELDVSVYSDASQRYDTFPEELKQKQASLYKQLFEVFRRHKNLITSVTLWGKDDANTWLRTFPVARNDWPLLFDERLQSKPAYWAIVSTPPSGELVLQYRAADTQVGDNGLRPHFKIKNNGGESVRLSELAIRYWFTVDGEKPLAFYCDYARIGSSNVIGKHVKMSTGKTGADHYLEITFSSAAGGIPAGGDSGGIETRSHKADWSNFDESNDYSFDPSKTSFADWDGVTLYRNGQLVWGVEPR